Proteins co-encoded in one Prescottella sp. R16 genomic window:
- a CDS encoding arylsulfatase → MYTGFRWRARSKLGTGGSSFPGPVVDLRVTGPEVDVVEGDAMSESSGHGRKRAGAPNVLVVLVDDMGFGAPSPFGGPIEMPTAERLAAGGLRFNRFHTTALCSPTRASLMTGRNPHAVGFGTVTNFVSSDPGYNCIRPESAATVAAILKDHGYSTAAFGKWHQAPGAETGPAGPFDRWPTGEGFERFYGFLGGSTDQYYPALYDGVTPVDCPSTPEDGYHLSEDLADRLVEWIECGQAVAPDKPFFAYLALGATHSPLQVPKQWRDKYSGRFDHGWNRQREITLEQQKDLGVVPEDGEMTPWLDLVPEWDTLGEDERRAAALLMELYAGFAEHTDAQVGRIVEALSEMDILDNTLVFYMLGDNGASAEGGITGTANEGILFNGMRDSAARILERADELGGPTTAPQYPFGWALAMDTPYQWVKQVASHYGGTRNPLIVHWPEGIESTGEIRSHWHFVSDIAPTVLEAAGIAPPRVVNGVEQQPMDGVSMLYSFDDAAAPDRRTTQYFEVFGNRGIYDNGWVACTPHRIPMQAASADRPFEDDVWELYDTNSDWTQANDVAASHPEKLAELKALFDSVAGANQVLLDNNRMQRMREGLPDRNSAEVVEYPGSMPPLLPDAAIKVLNRSHTISVRVTLASADSTGVLVAQGARPDGGWSLYLHRGRLVYCHSIADLQVWKVDSMLPVPAGPHEIAMRFDYDGGGLGKGADVRLSVDGVEMGSGRLESSTAFYIGGTGLFTIGRGHGVPLSGDYDRDDRIDGVVHSVRVELGGESNHDEDAVLQTALASQ, encoded by the coding sequence GTGTACACCGGATTTCGGTGGCGTGCCCGGTCAAAGCTCGGCACGGGTGGCTCGTCGTTTCCCGGACCGGTGGTCGACCTACGGGTAACCGGTCCGGAAGTTGATGTAGTGGAGGGAGATGCAATGTCGGAGTCGTCAGGTCACGGTCGGAAGCGCGCCGGGGCACCCAATGTGCTGGTGGTGCTCGTCGACGACATGGGCTTCGGTGCGCCGTCGCCGTTCGGCGGGCCGATCGAGATGCCGACCGCGGAACGACTGGCCGCAGGAGGCCTTCGGTTCAACAGGTTTCATACGACCGCATTGTGTTCGCCGACCCGTGCGTCCCTCATGACGGGCAGAAACCCGCACGCGGTGGGATTCGGTACGGTCACCAACTTCGTCAGTTCGGACCCCGGGTACAACTGCATTCGTCCGGAGAGCGCGGCAACGGTCGCGGCGATCCTGAAGGACCACGGATACAGCACCGCGGCGTTCGGCAAGTGGCATCAGGCGCCGGGCGCGGAAACCGGTCCGGCCGGCCCCTTCGACCGCTGGCCGACCGGCGAGGGCTTCGAGCGGTTCTACGGATTCCTCGGTGGGTCGACGGACCAGTACTACCCCGCGCTCTACGACGGGGTGACACCGGTCGACTGCCCGTCCACGCCGGAGGACGGCTACCACCTGTCGGAAGATCTCGCCGACCGGCTGGTGGAGTGGATCGAGTGTGGGCAGGCGGTGGCGCCGGACAAGCCGTTCTTCGCCTACCTCGCGCTAGGGGCCACGCATTCGCCCCTACAGGTGCCGAAACAGTGGCGGGACAAGTATTCCGGTCGATTCGACCACGGGTGGAACCGGCAGCGGGAGATTACGCTCGAGCAGCAGAAGGACTTGGGCGTCGTGCCCGAGGACGGAGAGATGACACCGTGGCTCGACCTGGTCCCCGAGTGGGACACCCTGGGGGAGGACGAGCGGCGGGCGGCGGCCCTGCTGATGGAACTCTATGCCGGGTTCGCCGAGCACACCGATGCCCAGGTCGGTCGCATCGTCGAGGCGCTCTCAGAGATGGACATCCTCGACAACACCCTCGTCTTCTACATGCTCGGGGACAACGGAGCTTCGGCGGAAGGCGGTATCACCGGCACGGCCAACGAGGGGATTCTCTTCAACGGCATGCGGGACAGTGCCGCTCGGATCCTCGAGCGTGCCGACGAACTCGGCGGACCGACGACCGCCCCGCAGTACCCCTTCGGCTGGGCACTCGCGATGGACACGCCGTACCAGTGGGTGAAGCAGGTGGCGTCGCACTACGGCGGTACGCGCAATCCGCTGATCGTGCACTGGCCCGAGGGCATCGAGTCCACCGGTGAAATACGCAGTCACTGGCACTTCGTGTCCGACATCGCGCCGACCGTTCTGGAGGCGGCGGGGATTGCTCCACCCCGTGTCGTGAACGGCGTGGAGCAGCAGCCGATGGACGGTGTCTCGATGCTGTACAGCTTCGACGATGCGGCCGCCCCGGACCGCCGCACCACCCAGTACTTCGAGGTGTTCGGGAACCGCGGAATCTACGACAACGGATGGGTCGCCTGCACCCCGCACCGCATCCCCATGCAGGCCGCATCGGCGGACCGGCCGTTCGAGGACGACGTGTGGGAGCTGTACGACACGAACAGCGACTGGACGCAGGCGAACGACGTCGCGGCGTCGCATCCCGAGAAGCTCGCGGAACTGAAGGCTCTCTTCGATTCGGTTGCCGGGGCGAATCAGGTTCTGCTGGACAACAACCGGATGCAGCGAATGCGTGAAGGGCTGCCCGACCGGAACTCGGCCGAGGTCGTCGAGTATCCGGGCTCGATGCCCCCGCTGCTGCCCGATGCCGCGATCAAGGTCCTCAACCGGTCGCACACGATCTCGGTACGGGTCACGCTCGCGTCCGCCGACAGCACCGGCGTTCTCGTCGCCCAGGGGGCACGGCCGGACGGCGGGTGGAGTCTGTACCTCCACCGGGGGCGGCTCGTCTACTGCCACAGCATCGCGGATCTGCAGGTATGGAAGGTCGACAGCATGCTGCCGGTTCCCGCCGGCCCGCACGAGATCGCCATGCGCTTCGACTACGACGGAGGAGGCCTCGGGAAGGGTGCCGACGTCCGATTGTCCGTCGACGGCGTCGAGATGGGCAGCGGGCGCCTGGAGTCGTCCACCGCGTTCTACATCGGCGGCACGGGATTGTTCACGATCGGGCGGGGCCACGGAGTCCCGTTGTCGGGTGACTACGACCGCGACGATCGGATCGACGGCGTCGTTCACTCCGTTCGTGTGGAGCTCGGTGGGGAATCGAACCATGACGAGGACGCGGTACTGCAAACGGCACTGGCGTCGCAGTGA
- a CDS encoding TetR family transcriptional regulator, whose amino-acid sequence MPRSSDTSRPSGPDEARAAILRAAAARLARHGSGAALRDIAEDAGVNLGLIHRYVGRKDDLIRAVLNDRTAVTAAASSAPDAAEAVRRIYESGADNETYVRIVAWLLLEDGSDELLPDTFPTLDAIRSRIDRDSPQELGLIAALVMLYGWTIFGERILESFGRSEAEKDDVYRNLTELAAGLVER is encoded by the coding sequence ATGCCGCGATCCTCAGATACGAGTCGTCCGTCGGGCCCGGACGAGGCCCGGGCCGCAATCCTCCGGGCGGCCGCTGCTCGACTGGCACGCCACGGGTCCGGCGCCGCGCTCCGCGACATCGCAGAGGACGCCGGCGTCAACCTCGGCCTGATTCACCGCTACGTCGGACGGAAGGACGACCTCATCCGAGCCGTCCTGAACGATCGCACGGCGGTCACGGCGGCAGCCAGTTCTGCACCGGATGCCGCAGAAGCCGTTCGGCGGATCTACGAGAGCGGCGCCGACAACGAGACCTACGTCCGCATCGTCGCCTGGTTGCTACTGGAGGACGGGAGCGACGAACTCCTTCCCGACACGTTTCCGACCCTGGACGCCATCCGGAGCCGGATCGATCGTGATTCGCCGCAGGAACTCGGGCTCATCGCAGCCCTCGTCATGCTGTACGGATGGACGATCTTCGGCGAACGCATCCTCGAGAGCTTCGGCCGGTCGGAAGCCGAGAAAGACGACGTCTACCGGAATCTCACCGAGCTCGCCGCCGGACTCGTCGAGCGGTAG
- a CDS encoding DUF1707 domain-containing protein, protein MTGASGDSGLRLSDDERLHALTAIGEHYAAGRLDVDEFYERTGSIAAARTLDGVQPSFRDLPGGVPLRADSGAIVKVPFTASGTADAAVPAPPQSTETELASLLRRGKWIESLDWLVLGLTLVAFLILNNVVDWDYAWVVWPSLIVTLGLPRMILGFSDSDEELYDELKESEDESRRKRLREAAERIKELEA, encoded by the coding sequence GTGACCGGCGCATCCGGCGACAGCGGTCTGCGGCTGAGTGACGACGAGCGCCTGCACGCACTGACCGCGATCGGCGAGCACTACGCGGCAGGACGATTGGACGTCGACGAGTTCTACGAGCGCACCGGCAGCATCGCGGCTGCACGCACGCTCGACGGCGTGCAGCCGTCGTTCCGGGATCTGCCCGGTGGCGTACCCCTGCGCGCGGACAGCGGCGCCATCGTCAAGGTGCCGTTCACCGCCAGCGGTACGGCCGACGCTGCCGTACCGGCACCGCCGCAGAGCACGGAGACCGAACTCGCGTCACTGCTGCGGCGCGGCAAGTGGATCGAATCGCTCGACTGGCTCGTACTCGGACTCACCCTGGTGGCGTTCCTGATCCTGAACAACGTCGTCGACTGGGACTACGCGTGGGTGGTGTGGCCCAGCCTGATCGTCACGCTCGGCCTACCGCGGATGATCCTGGGGTTCAGCGACTCGGACGAGGAACTCTACGACGAGCTCAAGGAATCCGAGGACGAGTCGCGCAGGAAGCGGTTGCGCGAGGCCGCGGAGCGAATCAAGGAACTCGAGGCCTGA